CCGGTCTTGTCGCCAGGAGCATTTTTTCCGCTTATAAAAGAGCCATCGTTGCATTTGCGTGCGGCGTATTCCCATTCGTAAACATACGGAAGCCTAAATCCGTCCGCATTTTTGTTCACGTAAGGATTGTCTACGTTTCCTTTGGCAAGGCTTGTCATGTCGGTCGCCTTTGCGTTTCCAAAAGGAAGCGGAATGTTTGATGGAGTTTCGCCTTCGGCATAAATTGAACTTCTGAGCGGATTTTTAAAAGCTGAGTCCGTGCAGTAAACCGGAGCAAGGCCGCACAGTTCGCTCAACGCATTGCACCAAACAACCGCATCGCGCCAGTTTATTCCGCAGACAGGAATTCCTTCATCCTGCGGCTCTCCACCCTCGTTAAAAAGCTTGTTGCTGCTCAAATCACCGTACTGACCTTCCGCGCCGGCATTTTCAAAAGTATATTTTTTTTCTCCACGCAAATCAGAAGTCGCCCATTTGTACACAAAACGCCACACATTGTAGCTTACCTCGAACTTTGACATGCTGAACGGCGCAACGGAAACATTTTTTGTGACGCATTCAACATCCTCGCCAAGAACAATCGCATCCGTATTCAGAACGCTTATCATATCGATTTTCAAGTCTGAATTGGTAAGAGAAAACTGCGATTCTTCCGTGCGTGGAGCGACTTTATAATAAGCGTAGTCGTTGGAATTGTCGCCTGAAAAATAACACGAGAAAAACAGGACGCAAACCGCAGGCAAAGCAAAAAGAAATTTGTTCATAACGGAATTTTACTTGTTATTCGGGGATTTTACAATGGAATTTTGTTTGTTGGAATGAAAACTTGCACTGCAATTATTTTGTCGTATTCTGCATTTTTGTGTTCAATTCGCAAATCTGTTTTTCAAGAAGTTCCATCTGTTTTGAAAGATTTTCTATTTCAAGTGCGGTAACGGTAGTTTTTTCCGGCTCTAAAGGTTCTTTAATTTTATGATTTTTATCTGCTGTTACATTTTGAATGGACTCAACAACAATTCCTGTTACAACCTGAAGTATTGTATAGGCGGAAATTATTCCAAAACTCACAAAATAAATCCAGGAAGCTGAAAATTCCTTTAAAATCGGGCGTGTAATGTTTCCCCAGTCGTCGAACAGCATAAGTTGAAAAAGTGTATAAAAGGCTTTTCCCAAAGAGCCAAAAGTTTCTGAAAATTCCGCACCGAATAAATTAACACCGATAATCGCATAAAAATAAAAAGCAATCAGAAGCAGCGAAAATGTCCAGATTATGCTTGGTATTGCAAAAACAATAGCCTTTAGAATTACTTGAAGATGCTTTAGGCTGTTTATTATTTTTAAGGTTTTTACGACCCTAAGCGTTTTTAAAGTTTGAACAAGCTTAAACGCCCTAAAAACTTTTATTCCACGGAAAATCGAAAAATAAGGAACTGTGCAAAAAATAGAAACAAGAACAATGACTAAATCAAAAGTATTCCATTTTGAAGCCGAAAAAAAATATTTATTATATGCAATAAATTTTAAAACCAGTTCAACAACAAAAATCGCAAGACAAACTTTATCAATAATATCCAGCACAGTGCGAAACTGTGCAGAAATATTCGGCGACGTTGCAATCCCCAAAACTACGGAATTCAAAATAATTACAAAAATTATAAAATATTCAAAGATTGAGTCTGCTTTGCCATCCACATAAGGAAGAAGTCTTTGCGGAATTGATTTTTTCTGTTCCTGCGATTTTTGCTTCATTTTTTTGCTCAGTTTATCTTATTTTGCAGGAAAATGTTTTCCTGTTGGAGACTTTGAACAATGACCACTTGTCAAACTTTTCAATGATGAATATTTGTCTCCGCAATATTTGCAAGTGTATTGAGACTTTTCACTACCTTCATACGGAACATGGAAATCTCCGTCAGGATTTCTTGAACAATGACCTCTTGTCAAACTGCTCAATGATGAATACTTGCTTCCGCAATAACAGCAGTAATAATTGCCGCCAGTTTCTCCTTCAAACAATTCATGTCTTCCTGAAGAAGAGCGAAAACAATGACCTCTTGTTAAACTAGAAACACTAGAATTCTTTTCCCCACAACATTTACAATAAAATTCCGCCATAACTTCTTCCTCCAATTTTTGGCTTTAATTTTAATTCAAACATTCTGATTTTATGATTTCTGCAATTTCGCTGGTATTTTTTATATCGCTGTACCGGCGGCTGCAGGCAATCACTTCAACAGAAGTTCCTTCATTGTTTATATATCCAATTTTGTAGTTTTCATTGTTACCCCATTGAGTCGAATCGCACATAATATCCGGATAGCATCTTTTCAGTTCATCAAAAACCGCAAAACCTTCCGCCAAAATAAATTCTGGATTTACAATGCCAATCAAAGTCTTTGTCCATTCACAAGGCTTAAAGAAACTTTCTTCGGTTAAGTTATATTTGTTTTTCAAAAGATTTAGCAATTCATAAAGAGAATCCATATCCTTTGTTGTAACATAATAGAAATTCGTTTTAAAAGAGTTTTCCAGCAAGTCCATCCGGTTCAACATTCCGTCTTTTTCACCAAAAATATATTTCCATTCGTTTGCCAATTTATAATCTTCTGCGGTGTAGTCCAT
This genomic stretch from uncultured Treponema sp. harbors:
- a CDS encoding ion transporter, giving the protein MKQKSQEQKKSIPQRLLPYVDGKADSIFEYFIIFVIILNSVVLGIATSPNISAQFRTVLDIIDKVCLAIFVVELVLKFIAYNKYFFSASKWNTFDLVIVLVSIFCTVPYFSIFRGIKVFRAFKLVQTLKTLRVVKTLKIINSLKHLQVILKAIVFAIPSIIWTFSLLLIAFYFYAIIGVNLFGAEFSETFGSLGKAFYTLFQLMLFDDWGNITRPILKEFSASWIYFVSFGIISAYTILQVVTGIVVESIQNVTADKNHKIKEPLEPEKTTVTALEIENLSKQMELLEKQICELNTKMQNTTK
- a CDS encoding SUMF1/EgtB/PvdO family nonheme iron enzyme; its protein translation is MNKFLFALPAVCVLFFSCYFSGDNSNDYAYYKVAPRTEESQFSLTNSDLKIDMISVLNTDAIVLGEDVECVTKNVSVAPFSMSKFEVSYNVWRFVYKWATSDLRGEKKYTFENAGAEGQYGDLSSNKLFNEGGEPQDEGIPVCGINWRDAVVWCNALSELCGLAPVYCTDSAFKNPLRSSIYAEGETPSNIPLPFGNAKATDMTSLAKGNVDNPYVNKNADGFRLPYVYEWEYAARKCNDGSFISGKNAPGDKTGPCSGNSKPTLMDEIMGVTPVPPSKVAKNYGWNMSNSKNDGPKETAAGWDDRNSACKIPANGSMRIHKQGGKLPSELGFYDLAGNAYEWCCDFGSPYDWKYEVYPYKTMKQGGYNASYVYFESCYRRADPSYVKTGGLRLAKKLD